Proteins from one Juglans microcarpa x Juglans regia isolate MS1-56 chromosome 1S, Jm3101_v1.0, whole genome shotgun sequence genomic window:
- the LOC121247322 gene encoding uncharacterized protein LOC121247322, which produces MAKLKWKLEGDCNSKFFHACFANKGRKRVLEMRLNGVVHESLESIHQGAVEFFQNSLQGEPTMEQPSLEGLIDLVILEEENVSLLQPLTLKEVFEALSSIPNHSTLGPDGFGSGFYKSSWEVVKIDVWKAVLEFFMTKDLPKFSTASYLVLIPKMESPTGFDKFRPISLCSVFYKICSKIIVSRLTVDMAKAYDRVDWGFLILVLRSPWYSVMMNGTVKGFFPGGRGLRQGDPLSPYLFIIQQEVLSRLIHRSVRENQFGLFSQARGMPIISLLMYADDVMVFSNGSQRRKQWLLRQMGFMEGIFPFKYLGVSIIRGQLKQAHLEDMVNKVPQVTIAKIQRLMSSFFWGEADGRDKRKWLAWNKICNPVEEGGLSIRSLQDIQKALHMRFAWNLIQDINHVLFEGEFPQRVWSFFGNLFGIPLGKSWKQHVGIWFRRASSSSQVGFIVGILPIIVTWRL; this is translated from the exons ATGGCGAAGCTAAAATGGAAGTTGGAGGGTGATtgtaactcaaaattttttcatgcttgttttgCTAATAAGGGAAGGAAAAGAGTGCTGGAAATGCGATTGAATGGGGTGGTTCATGAGAGCCTGGAAAGCATACATCAAGGGGCAGTGgagttttttcaaaattcacttCAAGGAGAGCCAACCATGGAACAACCTAGCCTGGAAGGGCTCATTGATCTGGTCATTCTTGAAGAGGAAAATGTCTCTTTGCTTCAGCCGCTTACGTTAAAGGAAGTGTTTGAGGCCTTATCATCCATTCCAAATCATAGTACTCTAGGGCCTGATGGATTTGGATCGGGTTTTTATAAAAGTAGTTGGGAGGTGGTTAAGATTGATGTCTGGAAGGCAGTATTGGAATTCTTTATGACTAAGGATCTTCCAAAATTTTCCACGGCCTCATACTTGGTTCTTATACCAAAGATGGAGTCGCCCAcaggttttgataaatttcgccCTATCAGTCTTTGTtctgtcttttataaaatttgctccaAGATTATTGTCTCTCGATTAACAG TGGATATGGCGAAAGCTTATGATCGGGTGGATTGGGGGTTTTTGATATTGGTATTACGAAG CCCTTGGTATTCGGTCATGATGAATGGTACCGTTAAGGGTTTCTTTCCAGGTGGTCGAGGTCTTCGTCAAGGTGATCCTCTgtctccttatttgtttatcattcAACAAGAGGTCCTATCCCGGTTGATCCATAGGAGTGTGCGAGAGAATCAGTTTGGGCTATTCTCTCAGGCCAGAGGTATGCCTATTATCTCTCTCttgatgtatgctgatgatgttaTGGTATTTTCTAATGGAAGTCAAAG GCGGAAGCAATGGCTTTTACGTCAGATGGGCTTTATGGAAGGGATAttccctttcaaatatttagGAGTGTCGATAATTCGAGGGCAATTGAAACAGGCTCATTTAGAAGATATGGTGAATAAA GTTCCTCAAGTTACTATTGCCAAGATTCAAAGATTGATGAGCTCATTCTTTTGGGGAGAAGCTGATGGGCGAGATAAAAGGAAATGGTTGGCTTGGAATAAGATTTGTAATCCTGTGGAAGAAGGAGGACTTAGTATACGAAGTCTTCAGGACATTCAGAAAGCCTTGCATATGCGCtttgcttggaatcttattcaag ATATTAATCATGTGCTTTTTGAGGGTGAATTTCCACAAAGAGTGTGGTCCTTCTTTGGAAATCTTTTTGGTATACCTCTTGGTAAATCTTGGAAACAGCATGTTGGGATTTGGTTTAGGCGTGCTAGCTCCTCTTCACAGGTGGGCTTTATTGTTGGAATACTTCCCATTATTGTTACTTGGCGTCTATAG